One window of the Dermacentor andersoni chromosome 10, qqDerAnde1_hic_scaffold, whole genome shotgun sequence genome contains the following:
- the LOC126543478 gene encoding sodium-coupled monocarboxylate transporter 2-like, translating into MTSYSCVVVYMGSVTRLLIMVYGAATGPFVGLFILAIAFPFVHSKGAGISTLFMLAVEIFALWWSIHNGIKPPHMPVSIDYCPDNNTVASFGTNLTVSFSSNRSQRNTAPVSISPLWSSLLGMLATVLLGILISVITGEHRQRHADVTHLSRCCVRFWRRLGVMESDESFSIKETEDGKGEPLTTKTLLPPLSEDKQESTV; encoded by the exons CTCCTCATAATGGTTTACGGAGCCGCCACTGGTCCCTTCGTGGGACTTTTTATTCTGGCCATAGCCTTCCCTTTCGTGCATTCAAAA GGAGCAGGAATATCTACACTGTTCATGCTAGCTGTTGAAATTTTCGCATTGTGGTGGTCGATTCACAATGGCATCAAACCGCCACACATGCCCGTATCGATTGACTACTGTCCAGACAACAACACCGTTGCGTCTTTTGGCACAAACCTCACAGTCTCCTTTTCTTCGAACAG GTCACAGAGAAATACAGCTCCTGTTTCAATATCACCATTATGGAGCTCTCTCCTTGGGATGTTGGCTACAGTTCTACTCGGGATACTCATAAGTGTTATCACAG GTGAGCACAGGCAACGTCATGCAGACGTCACCCACTTGAGCAGGTGCTGCGTTCGGTTCTGGCGTAGGTTGGGTGTTATGGAATCTGATGAAAGCTTCTCAATAAAG GAAACAGAAGATGGAAAAGGCGAACCACTAACAACGAAGACACTTTTACCACCCCTAAGTGAAGACAAGCAGGAATCAACCGTTTGA